In a genomic window of Curtobacterium flaccumfaciens pv. betae:
- a CDS encoding phospho-sugar mutase encodes MKLDLDQVLGTARAWLAQDPDPETRDELAAAIDAAADGDGPAVRALAERFDGRLQFGTAGLRAELGWGPLRMNRVVVTQAAAGLARFLIDTGRSRSVVIGYDGRVNSDVFARDSAEVMRGLGLEVTLLPSALPTPVLAFAVRHLDVGAGVMVTASHNPPRDNGYKVYLGQDDDGSQIVPPVDGEIADAIDAIAAGSVTDLPRGTDYTVATSALVDAYVAATAAIVPAPALAGDAQPKVVYTAMHGVGWETARAVFAAAGFAEPAVVPEQIEPDGAFPTVSFPNPEEPGAMDLAIARGLAVGADLVIANDPDADRLALAIPDGSGSYRRLSGNEVGWLLGWRAAARASESGATGTLAASIVSSPALARVAARHGLEYRDTLTGFKWVSRVPELLFGYEEALGYLVDPSVVRDKDGISAALELLSLADELAASGSTIADHLEAFAAEFGAFASGQVATRVDDLSRIGEIVASLRATPPTELGGLSVQTVTDYADGVAGFPPSDILRYDLSGDARVIVRPSGTEPKVKVYIDTVADTPAEAQRLVDALAAAVRPLVS; translated from the coding sequence GTGAAGCTCGACCTCGACCAGGTGCTCGGCACCGCGCGGGCGTGGCTGGCGCAGGACCCCGACCCGGAGACCCGCGACGAGCTGGCCGCGGCGATCGACGCGGCGGCCGATGGCGACGGTCCCGCTGTCCGGGCGCTCGCCGAGCGGTTCGACGGCCGGCTGCAGTTCGGCACCGCCGGACTCCGCGCGGAGCTCGGCTGGGGCCCGCTGCGCATGAACCGGGTCGTCGTGACCCAGGCTGCTGCGGGGCTCGCACGGTTCCTCATCGACACCGGGCGCTCGCGCAGCGTCGTGATCGGGTACGACGGCCGGGTGAACTCGGACGTCTTCGCACGTGATTCGGCCGAGGTCATGCGCGGCCTCGGGCTCGAGGTCACCCTGCTGCCCTCGGCCCTGCCGACGCCGGTGCTCGCGTTCGCCGTCCGGCACCTCGACGTCGGTGCCGGCGTCATGGTCACGGCGAGCCACAACCCGCCGCGGGACAACGGGTACAAGGTCTACCTCGGTCAGGACGACGACGGCTCGCAGATCGTCCCGCCCGTCGACGGCGAGATCGCGGACGCCATCGACGCCATCGCCGCAGGGTCCGTCACGGACCTGCCGCGCGGTACGGACTACACCGTGGCGACGTCGGCCCTGGTCGACGCCTACGTGGCCGCCACGGCAGCGATCGTGCCCGCTCCCGCGCTCGCGGGCGATGCGCAGCCGAAGGTCGTCTACACGGCCATGCACGGCGTCGGGTGGGAGACCGCCCGCGCGGTGTTCGCGGCGGCCGGGTTCGCCGAGCCGGCGGTCGTGCCGGAGCAGATCGAGCCGGACGGTGCGTTCCCGACGGTGTCGTTCCCGAACCCCGAGGAGCCCGGCGCGATGGACCTGGCGATCGCCCGCGGTCTGGCGGTCGGCGCCGACCTGGTGATCGCGAACGACCCCGACGCCGACCGGCTCGCACTCGCGATCCCGGACGGATCCGGTTCCTACCGTCGACTGTCGGGCAACGAGGTCGGCTGGCTGCTCGGGTGGCGGGCCGCCGCACGGGCTTCGGAGTCCGGCGCGACCGGCACCCTCGCTGCGTCGATCGTCTCGTCGCCGGCGTTGGCCCGGGTGGCCGCGCGCCACGGGCTGGAGTACCGCGACACCCTGACCGGCTTCAAGTGGGTGTCGCGCGTGCCCGAGCTGCTGTTCGGGTACGAAGAGGCCCTGGGCTACCTGGTCGACCCGTCGGTCGTGCGGGACAAGGACGGCATCTCGGCTGCGCTGGAGCTGCTGTCCCTCGCCGACGAGCTCGCCGCGTCGGGCTCGACCATCGCCGACCACCTCGAGGCCTTCGCCGCCGAGTTCGGCGCGTTCGCCTCGGGGCAGGTCGCGACCCGCGTCGACGACCTGTCGCGCATCGGCGAGATCGTGGCGTCGCTCCGGGCCACGCCGCCGACGGAGCTCGGCGGACTGTCCGTGCAGACGGTGACGGACTACGCCGACGGGGTGGCGGGCTTCCCGCCCTCGGACATCCTGCGCTACGACCTGTCCGGCGACGCCCGGGTGATCGTCCGCCCGAGCGGCACCGAGCCGAAGGTGAAGGTCTACATCGACACGGTCGCGGACACCCCCGCC
- a CDS encoding purine-nucleoside phosphorylase, whose product MSTENPLNDPAADPFEVARDAAAAIAEQSGIERHDIALTLGSGWGKAADIIGETVSEIPAEQVPGFSASAVPGHSGTIRSIRLADGRHALVIGARTHYYEGHGVRRVVHSVRTAAATGASIMVLTNGAGGIKEHWTPGTPVLISDHINLTADSPLEGATFIDLTDLYSARLRELARTVDPSLDEGVYTQFRGPHYETPAEVQMAKTIGGHIVGMSTALEAIAARQAGMEVLGFSLITNLAAGIQKTPLSHTEVLEAGKQAEPVIADLLARVVAALGQPAS is encoded by the coding sequence ATGAGCACCGAGAACCCGCTGAACGACCCCGCTGCCGACCCGTTCGAGGTCGCGCGGGACGCCGCAGCCGCCATCGCCGAACAGTCCGGCATCGAGCGGCACGACATCGCCCTGACCCTCGGCTCGGGCTGGGGCAAGGCCGCCGACATCATCGGTGAGACCGTGTCCGAGATCCCGGCCGAGCAGGTCCCCGGGTTCAGCGCCTCGGCCGTCCCCGGACACTCCGGCACGATCCGGTCGATCCGCCTCGCCGACGGCCGCCACGCGCTCGTCATCGGTGCCCGCACCCACTACTACGAGGGCCACGGGGTCCGTCGGGTCGTGCACAGCGTCCGCACCGCCGCGGCGACCGGTGCCTCGATCATGGTGCTGACCAACGGTGCCGGCGGCATCAAGGAGCACTGGACCCCGGGCACGCCGGTGCTCATCAGCGACCACATCAACCTGACCGCGGACAGCCCGCTCGAGGGCGCGACGTTCATCGACCTCACCGACCTGTACTCGGCGCGGCTGCGCGAGCTGGCCCGGACGGTCGACCCGTCGCTCGACGAGGGTGTCTACACGCAGTTCCGCGGCCCGCACTACGAGACCCCGGCCGAGGTCCAGATGGCGAAGACCATCGGCGGGCACATCGTCGGCATGTCCACGGCGCTCGAGGCCATCGCCGCCCGTCAGGCCGGCATGGAGGTCCTCGGGTTCTCGCTCATCACGAACCTCGCCGCGGGCATCCAGAAGACCCCGTTGTCGCACACTGAGGTCCTCGAGGCCGGCAAGCAGGCCGAGCCGGTGATCGCCGACCTGCTCGCGCGCGTGGTCGCCGCACTCGGGCAGCCGGCATCGTGA
- a CDS encoding PTS sugar transporter subunit IIB, whose translation MKIVTICGAGIGSSGILKVNAEKALDALGLSASVVAADVASVRDVSDDANVILTSQEFVEAIGDTYAEVIVIANHFDQGEITAAVDRALGEH comes from the coding sequence GTGAAGATCGTGACCATCTGCGGCGCCGGCATCGGGTCGAGCGGCATCCTCAAGGTGAACGCCGAGAAGGCACTCGACGCCCTCGGGCTCTCCGCGTCCGTCGTCGCAGCGGACGTCGCGTCCGTGCGGGACGTCTCCGACGACGCCAACGTGATCCTGACGAGTCAGGAGTTCGTCGAGGCGATCGGCGACACCTACGCCGAGGTCATCGTCATCGCGAACCACTTCGACCAGGGCGAGATCACGGCGGCGGTGGACCGGGCGCTCGGCGAGCACTGA
- a CDS encoding PTS sugar transporter subunit IIA: MGLPPLPDTAVLLGADAPAWRDAMRLVGGALVASGATTDEYTDAMIGMVEEHGPYIVISPGLAFAHARPGGAVVRDGLAIVTLAAPVAFGHPHNDPVRVVLGLAVAEVGTHLESIGEIANLFNDATVTGRIAAATTADEVRTIMGVSA; this comes from the coding sequence ATGGGACTGCCACCGCTGCCGGACACCGCCGTCCTCCTCGGTGCGGACGCGCCCGCGTGGCGTGACGCGATGCGCCTGGTCGGCGGTGCGCTCGTCGCCTCGGGTGCCACCACCGACGAGTACACCGACGCCATGATCGGCATGGTCGAGGAGCACGGGCCGTACATCGTCATCTCGCCGGGGCTCGCGTTCGCGCACGCCCGGCCGGGTGGTGCCGTCGTACGGGACGGACTCGCCATCGTGACGCTGGCTGCTCCGGTGGCGTTCGGCCACCCGCACAACGACCCCGTCCGTGTGGTGCTCGGGCTCGCGGTGGCCGAGGTCGGCACCCACCTGGAGTCGATCGGCGAGATCGCGAACCTGTTCAACGACGCCACCGTGACCGGGCGGATCGCGGCGGCGACCACGGCGGACGAGGTCCGCACGATCATGGGGGTCTCCGCGTGA
- a CDS encoding adenosine deaminase: protein MSADAPTYRLPDAGAVINDLPKVSLHDHLDGGLRPATIIELAASAGVSLPTTDPAELGQWFADQSNSGSLVEYLKTFDVTTSVMQTAPQLTRIAREFVEDLVADGVVYGEVRWAPEQHLQGGLTLDQTVEAVQAGIEEAVDAAGGRIRVGQLVTAMRHADRSLKIAELAVRHRDAGVVGFDIAGAEAGFPASNHRAAFDYLASELFPVTVHAGEADGLASIRSALVDGRALRLGHGVRIFEDVALSDAGDGSTLASLGEVASWVRDREIPLEVSPSSNLQTGAIAAWGDDLADHPFDVLYQLGFRVTVNTDNRLMSGTSLSKELALLAGTFGYDLDDLAAFQINAALGSFLPLEDREEIIATITAGYQEA from the coding sequence ATGAGCGCCGACGCCCCGACCTACCGCCTGCCCGACGCCGGGGCGGTCATCAACGACCTGCCGAAGGTCTCACTGCACGACCACCTCGACGGCGGCCTGCGTCCCGCGACCATCATCGAGCTCGCAGCGTCGGCGGGTGTGTCGCTCCCCACCACCGACCCGGCCGAGCTCGGGCAGTGGTTCGCCGACCAGTCGAACTCCGGCTCCCTGGTCGAGTACCTGAAGACGTTCGACGTCACCACGTCGGTGATGCAGACCGCACCGCAGCTCACCCGGATCGCCCGCGAGTTCGTCGAGGACCTGGTCGCCGACGGCGTCGTCTACGGCGAGGTCCGCTGGGCGCCGGAGCAGCACCTGCAGGGCGGACTGACCCTCGACCAGACGGTCGAGGCGGTACAGGCCGGCATCGAGGAAGCCGTCGACGCCGCCGGCGGGCGCATCCGCGTCGGCCAGCTCGTCACCGCGATGCGGCACGCCGACCGGTCGCTCAAGATCGCGGAGCTCGCCGTCCGGCACCGTGACGCCGGGGTCGTCGGCTTCGACATCGCCGGTGCCGAAGCCGGGTTCCCCGCCTCGAACCACCGCGCCGCCTTCGACTATTTGGCCTCCGAACTGTTCCCCGTCACCGTGCACGCTGGCGAGGCCGACGGGCTCGCGTCCATCCGGTCCGCGCTGGTCGACGGCCGGGCGCTCCGCCTCGGGCACGGCGTCCGCATCTTCGAGGACGTCGCCCTGTCCGATGCCGGGGACGGCTCGACGCTGGCCTCCCTGGGCGAGGTCGCCTCGTGGGTCCGTGACCGCGAGATCCCGCTCGAGGTCTCGCCGTCGTCGAACCTGCAGACCGGGGCGATCGCCGCGTGGGGCGACGACCTCGCCGACCACCCGTTCGACGTGCTCTACCAGCTCGGCTTCCGCGTCACGGTGAACACCGACAACCGCCTGATGAGCGGCACCTCGCTGTCGAAGGAACTCGCGCTGCTCGCCGGCACGTTCGGCTACGACCTCGACGACCTGGCTGCGTTCCAGATCAACGCCGCGCTCGGGTCGTTCCTGCCGCTCGAGGACCGCGAGGAGATCATCGCCACCATCACCGCCGGGTACCAGGAGGCCTGA
- a CDS encoding thymidine phosphorylase — MAVEPFDTVDLIRTKRSGGALSTAEVDWLVDAYTRGYVEDPQMAAMAMAIFLNGMERREIKDLTLAMIASGERMSFSSLGKTTVDKHSTGGVGDKITLPLAPLVASFGVAVPQLSGRGLGHTGGTLDKLESIPGWQASISNDRMMQVLQDVGAVICAAGSGLAPADKKLYALRDITGTVECIPLIASSIMSKKIAEGTGALVLDVKFGSGAFMPTYEASRELAQTMVDLGNDAGVATSALLTDMEVPLGLTIGNALEVRESVEVLAGGGPADVVELTVALATEMLTLAGLPDADPAAALADGRAMDTWRRMIEAQGGDPSAALPVAREQHVVTAGTSGVLTQQDALPFGVSAWRLGAGRARAQDPVQAGAGIELHVKPGDTVTEGQPLWTLHSDDASRIPRALESLEGAWTIGPAGSAATARGPIVRERIGS; from the coding sequence ATGGCCGTCGAGCCGTTCGACACCGTCGACCTCATCCGCACGAAGCGCTCCGGCGGCGCCCTGAGCACCGCCGAGGTCGACTGGCTCGTCGACGCGTACACCCGCGGCTACGTCGAGGACCCGCAGATGGCCGCGATGGCGATGGCGATCTTCCTGAACGGGATGGAGCGGCGCGAGATCAAGGACCTCACGCTCGCGATGATCGCGTCGGGGGAGCGGATGTCGTTCTCGTCGCTCGGCAAGACGACGGTCGACAAGCACTCCACGGGCGGGGTCGGCGACAAGATCACCCTGCCGCTGGCGCCCCTGGTGGCGTCGTTCGGCGTCGCGGTGCCGCAGCTGTCCGGCCGCGGGCTCGGCCACACCGGCGGCACGCTCGACAAGCTCGAGTCGATCCCCGGGTGGCAGGCGTCCATCTCGAACGACCGCATGATGCAGGTGCTGCAGGACGTCGGCGCGGTCATCTGCGCCGCCGGGTCCGGCCTGGCCCCCGCGGACAAGAAGCTCTACGCGCTCCGCGACATCACCGGCACGGTCGAGTGCATCCCGCTCATCGCGTCGAGCATCATGTCGAAGAAGATCGCCGAGGGCACCGGTGCGCTCGTGCTCGACGTCAAGTTCGGGTCCGGCGCGTTCATGCCGACCTACGAGGCGTCCAGGGAGCTCGCGCAGACCATGGTCGACCTCGGCAACGACGCCGGGGTCGCGACCTCGGCGCTGCTGACCGACATGGAGGTCCCGCTCGGGCTGACGATCGGCAACGCGCTCGAGGTGCGGGAGTCGGTCGAGGTGCTCGCCGGCGGCGGCCCCGCCGACGTCGTCGAGCTGACCGTGGCGCTCGCGACCGAGATGCTCACGCTGGCCGGACTGCCCGACGCCGACCCCGCAGCGGCGCTCGCGGACGGTCGCGCCATGGACACCTGGCGTCGGATGATCGAGGCGCAGGGCGGGGACCCGTCCGCCGCGTTGCCCGTGGCCCGCGAACAGCACGTCGTCACCGCTGGGACGTCGGGGGTCCTCACGCAGCAGGACGCACTGCCGTTCGGGGTCTCGGCCTGGCGGCTCGGGGCCGGTCGTGCCCGCGCGCAGGACCCGGTGCAGGCCGGTGCGGGCATCGAGCTCCACGTCAAGCCGGGGGACACCGTGACCGAGGGCCAGCCGCTCTGGACGCTCCACTCCGACGACGCGTCGCGGATCCCGCGCGCACTCGAGTCGCTCGAGGGTGCGTGGACCATCGGCCCGGCGGGCTCCGCTGCCACGGCACGTGGGCCGATCGTGCGCGAGCGCATCGGGTCCTGA
- a CDS encoding cytidine deaminase, with the protein MTDTQQPGDQAVTATDPTDAATGLPVDDVDWGVLRDAATAAMRRAYAPYSSFPVGAAALTDDGRIVSGCNIENASYGVTLCAECSLVSQLHMTGGGKLVAFTCVDGDGATLMPCGRCRQLLFEHSTEGMLLETLSGIRTIDEVLPDAFGPRTLATYQQEH; encoded by the coding sequence ATGACCGACACGCAGCAACCAGGTGACCAGGCGGTCACCGCCACCGACCCGACGGACGCCGCCACGGGCCTCCCGGTCGACGACGTGGACTGGGGCGTCCTGCGGGACGCCGCCACGGCCGCGATGCGGCGCGCCTACGCGCCGTACTCGTCGTTCCCGGTGGGCGCCGCGGCGCTCACCGACGACGGCCGGATCGTCTCCGGCTGCAACATCGAGAACGCGAGCTACGGGGTGACGCTCTGCGCGGAGTGCTCCCTCGTGTCGCAGCTGCACATGACCGGAGGCGGCAAGCTCGTCGCGTTCACGTGCGTCGACGGCGACGGGGCGACCCTGATGCCGTGCGGCCGCTGCCGCCAGCTGCTGTTCGAGCACTCGACCGAGGGCATGCTCCTCGAGACGCTCTCCGGCATCCGCACCATCGACGAGGTCCTGCCGGACGCCTTCGGGCCGCGCACCCTCGCCACGTACCAGCAGGAGCACTGA